A genomic segment from Janthinobacterium sp. 64 encodes:
- a CDS encoding sensor histidine kinase translates to MKAHAPRPPLLERLRQRWAQGRPLGSLRSQLLRWLLIPLVMLVLLDAFFVYRNALDAADMAYDRSLLASTRALAERVSIVNGKVVAEVPYVALDSFETDTLGRIYYKVTGINGELVSGYGDLPPVPKNVPRSQNYPALVRFYHAEYHGKPIRIAALLQPVYDDSMRGIALIQVAETLDARRGLSNQILFDTLSWQAAMILVMGALVWFAVRLVLRPLMRLKTEVETRTLSDLSDVDPALVHKEMRPLVSAMNGSMSRLQQLIASQRRFIADASHQLRTPLTVLKTQAELAMRECDRHAGTPSDMAALRDIVRSIAATTDSTVLLANRLLTLARIEHGGDSLAMDTVALRDVAQQVGLEMAMAAVGKNIDLSLEAPDDAPVHGQALLLHELLANLVDNALRYTPQGGSVILRVRAAQTGHGAVLEVEDSGAGIAPAERERVFTPFYRVGAALESNPGGAGLGLAIVRDIAALHGARLELATAANGHGLKVGVYFAPGASRC, encoded by the coding sequence ATGAAGGCGCATGCCCCACGCCCGCCCCTGCTGGAACGCCTGCGCCAGCGCTGGGCGCAGGGCCGGCCGTTGGGCAGCCTGCGCAGCCAGCTGCTGCGCTGGCTGCTCATCCCGCTGGTGATGCTGGTGCTGCTCGACGCTTTTTTTGTTTACCGCAATGCACTCGACGCGGCCGACATGGCCTACGACCGCTCCTTGCTGGCGTCGACGCGGGCGCTGGCCGAGCGCGTCTCCATCGTCAACGGCAAGGTGGTGGCCGAAGTGCCCTACGTGGCGCTCGACAGCTTCGAGACCGACACCCTGGGCCGCATCTACTACAAGGTCACGGGCATCAACGGCGAACTGGTCTCGGGCTACGGCGACTTGCCGCCCGTGCCGAAAAACGTGCCCCGCTCGCAGAACTACCCGGCCCTGGTACGCTTCTACCACGCCGAGTATCACGGCAAGCCGATCCGCATCGCCGCCCTGCTGCAACCCGTGTATGACGACTCGATGCGCGGCATCGCCCTGATCCAGGTGGCTGAAACGCTCGATGCGCGGCGCGGCCTGTCGAACCAGATCCTGTTCGATACCCTGAGCTGGCAGGCGGCGATGATACTGGTGATGGGCGCCCTCGTATGGTTTGCCGTGCGCCTGGTGCTGCGCCCGCTGATGCGCCTGAAAACGGAAGTCGAGACGCGCACCCTGTCCGACCTGTCCGACGTCGATCCCGCGCTGGTGCACAAGGAAATGCGCCCGCTGGTGAGCGCCATGAACGGTTCCATGTCGCGCCTGCAGCAGCTGATCGCCAGCCAGCGCCGTTTCATCGCCGACGCCTCGCACCAGCTGCGCACGCCGTTGACGGTGCTGAAAACCCAGGCCGAACTGGCCATGCGCGAATGCGACCGCCACGCCGGCACGCCGTCCGACATGGCCGCCCTGCGCGACATCGTGCGCTCGATCGCTGCCACCACCGATTCGACCGTGCTGCTGGCCAACCGTCTGCTGACCCTGGCGCGCATCGAGCATGGCGGCGATAGCCTGGCCATGGATACCGTCGCGCTGCGCGACGTGGCGCAGCAGGTCGGACTGGAAATGGCCATGGCTGCCGTCGGCAAGAATATCGATCTGTCACTGGAAGCACCCGACGACGCGCCCGTGCATGGCCAGGCCTTGCTGCTGCACGAACTGCTGGCCAACCTGGTCGACAATGCCCTGCGCTACACGCCGCAGGGCGGCAGCGTGATCCTGCGCGTGCGTGCCGCACAGACGGGGCACGGCGCGGTACTGGAAGTGGAAGACAGTGGCGCCGGCATCGCGCCCGCGGAACGCGAACGGGTATTTACGCCGTTCTACCGGGTCGGCGCGGCGCTCGAGAGCAACCCTGGCGGCGCGGGACTGGGCCTGGCCATCGTGCGCGACATCGCTGCCCTGCATGGAGCACGGCTGGAACTGGCCACGGCGGCGAATGGACATGGATTGAAGGTCGGCGTGTATTTCGCGCCCGGCGCCAGTCGATGCTAA
- a CDS encoding ribonuclease E inhibitor RraB, whose translation MMTKDDVTELFANIAENAPWDLSQPLLWGYYFTNPTSEPLEQAATLLALQGYRPVELYQPELDDPAAAPVWVLHVEKAEVHGVDSLHARNGELMAFAQENQLASYDGMDVGPVGTAA comes from the coding sequence ATGATGACCAAAGACGACGTAACCGAACTGTTTGCCAATATCGCCGAGAACGCGCCGTGGGACCTGTCCCAGCCGCTGCTGTGGGGCTATTACTTCACCAACCCCACGTCCGAACCGCTGGAGCAGGCCGCCACCTTGCTGGCGCTGCAGGGCTACCGCCCGGTGGAACTGTACCAGCCTGAACTGGACGACCCGGCCGCCGCGCCCGTGTGGGTGCTGCACGTGGAAAAGGCCGAAGTGCATGGCGTCGACAGCCTGCACGCGCGCAATGGCGAACTGATGGCGTTTGCCCAGGAAAACCAGCTGGCCAGCTATGACGGCATGGATGTGGGTCCCGTCGGTACCGCAGCGTAG
- a CDS encoding homoserine dehydrogenase, translating into MKSIKIGLLGLGNVGYGTFSVLKRNQEEIKRRAGRGIEVVAVAVRDVARAEALVAGGCKVVNDPYLIVNDPEIDIVVELIGGYDLSKTLVLQAIANGKHVVTANKALLAVHGNEIFAAAQDKGVMVAFEAAVAGGIPIIKALREGLTANRIEWIAGIINGTTNFILSEMRDKGLDFATVLKQAQELGYAEADPTFDIEGVDAAHKATIMSAIAFGIPVQFDKAYVEGISNLNAVDIRYAEQLGYRIKLLGITKRATVNGVEGIELRVHPTLIPAKRLIANVEGAMNAVLVHGDAVGASLYSGRGAGAEPTASSVIADLVDITRLATADPEHRVPHLAFQPNAMTDIAILPMSEITTSYYLRMHVADQPGVLADLTRILAERGISIDAMLQKEPAEGETHTDIIMLTHQTQEKNVTAAIEKMEALNSVVGTVTKIRLENLS; encoded by the coding sequence ATGAAATCCATCAAGATCGGCCTGCTGGGCCTGGGCAACGTCGGTTACGGCACGTTCAGCGTCCTGAAACGCAACCAGGAAGAAATCAAGCGCCGCGCGGGTCGCGGCATTGAAGTCGTCGCCGTCGCCGTGCGCGACGTGGCGCGCGCCGAAGCGCTCGTCGCCGGCGGCTGCAAGGTCGTCAATGACCCCTATTTGATCGTCAACGATCCCGAGATCGACATCGTCGTCGAACTGATCGGCGGCTACGACCTGTCGAAAACCCTGGTGCTGCAGGCGATTGCCAACGGCAAGCACGTGGTCACGGCCAACAAGGCCCTGCTGGCCGTGCACGGCAACGAAATCTTTGCCGCCGCCCAGGACAAGGGCGTGATGGTGGCCTTCGAAGCGGCCGTCGCAGGCGGCATCCCCATCATCAAGGCGCTGCGCGAAGGCTTGACGGCCAACCGCATCGAATGGATCGCCGGCATCATCAACGGCACCACCAATTTCATCCTGTCTGAAATGCGCGACAAGGGGCTGGACTTTGCCACGGTGCTGAAACAGGCGCAGGAACTGGGCTATGCGGAAGCCGACCCCACCTTCGACATCGAAGGCGTCGACGCCGCGCACAAGGCCACCATCATGTCGGCCATCGCCTTCGGCATCCCGGTGCAGTTCGACAAGGCCTACGTGGAAGGCATCAGCAACCTCAATGCCGTCGACATCCGCTACGCCGAGCAACTGGGCTATCGCATCAAGCTGCTGGGCATCACCAAGCGCGCCACCGTCAATGGCGTGGAAGGCATCGAGCTGCGCGTGCATCCGACCCTGATCCCGGCCAAGCGCCTGATCGCCAACGTGGAAGGCGCCATGAATGCGGTGCTGGTGCACGGCGACGCCGTCGGCGCCAGCTTGTACTCGGGCCGCGGCGCGGGCGCCGAGCCAACCGCCTCGTCGGTGATCGCCGACCTGGTCGACATCACGCGCCTGGCCACGGCCGACCCGGAACACCGCGTGCCGCACCTGGCGTTCCAGCCGAACGCGATGACCGATATCGCGATTCTGCCGATGTCGGAAATCACCACCAGCTACTACCTGCGCATGCACGTGGCCGACCAGCCGGGCGTGCTGGCCGACCTGACGCGCATCCTGGCCGAGCGCGGCATCTCGATCGACGCCATGCTGCAAAAAGAGCCAGCCGAAGGCGAGACGCATACGGACATCATCATGCTGACGCACCAGACGCAGGAAAAGAACGTCACGGCCGCCATCGAAAAGATGGAAGCATTGAATAGCGTGGTAGGCACGGTCACCAAGATCCGCCTGGAAAACCTCAGCTGA
- a CDS encoding pyridoxal phosphate-dependent aminotransferase, with product MRPIQKSNKLADVCYDIRGPVLEKSRQMEEEGHKITKLNIGNLAVFGFDPPDEIVRDMMLNLQNAAGYTDSKGMFAPRKAVMHYTQGKNIAGVTIDDIYLGNGASELIVMSMNALLNSGDEVLVPAPDYPLWTAAVSLSGGNPVHYVCDEQNEWYPDIEDMRRKITPQTKAIVVINPNNPTGALYPVSVLQQIVELARQHQLIIFADEIYDKVLYDEAEHVSIASLADDVLFITMNGLSKNYRSCGYRSGWMVVSGEKRHAKDYIEGLNMLASMRLCANAPGQFAIQTALGGYQSIQDLVGPGGRLLKQRDLAHKLLTDIPGVTCVKPKAALYMFPRLDPEIYPIADDQQFAYELLAEAKVLIVQGTGFNWIAPDHFRVVFLPNSDDLTEAMGRIARFLEGYRKRHGRG from the coding sequence TTGCGACCGATTCAGAAATCGAATAAATTGGCGGACGTCTGCTACGACATCCGCGGCCCGGTCCTGGAAAAATCCAGGCAAATGGAAGAAGAAGGCCACAAGATCACCAAGCTCAATATCGGCAATCTGGCCGTATTCGGCTTCGATCCGCCCGACGAGATCGTGCGCGACATGATGCTCAATCTGCAGAACGCGGCCGGCTATACGGATTCGAAAGGCATGTTCGCGCCGCGCAAGGCCGTCATGCACTACACGCAGGGCAAGAATATCGCCGGCGTGACCATCGATGACATTTACCTGGGCAATGGCGCGTCCGAACTGATCGTCATGTCGATGAACGCCCTGCTCAACAGTGGTGACGAAGTGCTGGTGCCGGCGCCCGACTACCCGCTGTGGACGGCCGCCGTCAGCCTGTCGGGCGGCAATCCCGTGCATTATGTGTGCGACGAGCAGAACGAGTGGTATCCCGACATCGAGGACATGCGCCGCAAGATCACGCCGCAGACCAAGGCCATCGTCGTCATCAACCCGAACAATCCCACGGGCGCGCTGTACCCGGTTTCCGTGCTGCAGCAGATTGTCGAGCTGGCGCGCCAGCACCAGTTGATCATTTTCGCCGACGAAATCTACGACAAGGTGCTGTACGACGAAGCCGAGCACGTGTCGATCGCCTCGCTGGCCGACGACGTGCTGTTCATTACCATGAACGGCCTGTCGAAGAATTACCGCTCCTGCGGCTACCGTTCCGGCTGGATGGTGGTCTCGGGCGAAAAGCGCCACGCAAAAGATTACATCGAGGGCCTCAACATGCTGGCCTCGATGCGGCTATGCGCCAATGCGCCGGGGCAGTTTGCCATCCAGACGGCGCTTGGCGGCTACCAGAGCATACAAGACCTGGTGGGGCCCGGCGGGCGCCTGTTGAAACAGCGCGACCTGGCGCACAAGCTGCTGACCGATATTCCGGGCGTCACCTGTGTCAAGCCGAAGGCCGCGCTGTACATGTTCCCGCGCCTGGACCCGGAGATCTACCCGATCGCCGACGACCAGCAGTTTGCCTATGAATTACTGGCCGAAGCGAAGGTCCTGATCGTGCAGGGCACGGGCTTCAACTGGATCGCGCCCGACCATTTCCGCGTCGTCTTCCTGCCCAACTCCGATGACCTGACCGAGGCCATGGGGCGCATCGCGCGCTTCCTCGAAGGTTACCGCAAGCGTCACGGCCGGGGCTGA
- a CDS encoding Mth938-like domain-containing protein yields the protein MKLHASSTQQYQTVTGYDENGVEINAQPYNYSLIVMPETPPRAWEVDSFEQLSEAHFAQILADAPDVVILGTGQRQRFVHPKLTAALTMRRIGVECMDNQAACRTYNILMGEGRKVTLALILAAGAGSAT from the coding sequence ATGAAACTGCATGCCAGCAGCACCCAACAATACCAAACCGTCACAGGCTACGATGAAAATGGCGTGGAGATCAATGCCCAGCCGTACAACTACAGCCTGATCGTCATGCCGGAAACGCCGCCACGCGCGTGGGAGGTGGACAGTTTCGAACAGCTGAGCGAGGCGCATTTCGCGCAAATCCTGGCCGACGCACCCGACGTGGTCATCCTCGGCACGGGCCAGCGCCAGCGTTTCGTGCATCCGAAACTGACGGCCGCGCTGACCATGCGCCGCATCGGCGTCGAGTGCATGGATAACCAGGCCGCCTGCCGCACCTACAACATCCTGATGGGCGAAGGCCGCAAAGTCACCCTGGCCCTGATCCTGGCTGCCGGCGCAGGCAGCGCCACATGA
- a CDS encoding glycosyltransferase family 39 protein — protein sequence MKINVNELHSSRLLMWSLLGIFIVVTLYALGIRTLVPPDEGRYAEMAREMFVTGDWVTTRLNGIKYFEKPPLQTWMNALSFAAFGLGEWQARLWTGLCGIIGVCMTAYAGKKVFGPRVGLYAGLVLASSLFWLASGQINSLDMGLSGMMTIVLMSLLVAQRDEAAPAERRNWMLLCWAGMALAVLAKGLIGIVLPGAVLVLYSLCARDWRIWTRLHLVKGLLVFFAIATPWFVLVALRNPEQPHFFFIHEHFQRFLMKGHKREGAWYYFLVLLIPGILPWIGVLPQSLAAAFKRQEGTFQPRLMLLIWALFITFFFSYSTSKLPGYIVPIFPALALLIALFLESASRRQRMLAAGLLCLLGAAILIGGPIAFSKASARDAEALIALKGYQPWLMAAGFFALAGGALALLHAGQLRRDMTVLTIAGAGFLATHCILAGSELYGQNRAGTDMLAQIQAELKPDTKLYSVGIYEQSLTYYLQRPVILVDYWDEFTFGLKQQPELSIPTIEPFIEQWTNDANAGVRDVAIISLYRYKELQQRGVPMRVIAEDARRVVIANH from the coding sequence ATGAAAATCAACGTCAACGAACTGCACAGCTCGCGGCTGCTGATGTGGTCCTTGCTGGGCATCTTCATCGTCGTCACCCTGTATGCGCTGGGTATCCGTACCCTGGTGCCGCCCGACGAGGGCCGCTACGCGGAGATGGCGCGCGAGATGTTCGTCACGGGCGACTGGGTCACCACGCGCCTGAACGGCATCAAGTATTTTGAAAAGCCGCCCCTGCAAACGTGGATGAATGCACTGAGCTTCGCCGCCTTCGGCCTCGGTGAATGGCAGGCGCGCCTGTGGACGGGCCTGTGCGGCATCATCGGCGTGTGCATGACGGCCTATGCCGGCAAGAAAGTCTTTGGGCCGCGCGTGGGCTTGTATGCCGGCCTGGTGCTGGCGTCGAGCCTGTTCTGGCTCGCTTCCGGCCAGATCAATTCGCTGGACATGGGCCTGTCGGGCATGATGACCATCGTGCTGATGAGCCTGCTGGTGGCCCAGCGCGACGAGGCCGCCCCCGCCGAGCGGCGCAACTGGATGCTGCTGTGCTGGGCAGGCATGGCGCTGGCCGTGCTGGCCAAGGGACTGATCGGCATCGTGCTGCCGGGCGCCGTGCTGGTGCTGTATTCGCTGTGTGCGCGCGACTGGCGCATCTGGACGCGTCTGCACCTAGTTAAGGGCTTGCTGGTGTTTTTCGCCATCGCCACGCCATGGTTCGTGCTGGTGGCCCTGCGCAATCCTGAGCAACCGCATTTCTTCTTCATCCACGAGCATTTCCAGCGTTTCCTGATGAAGGGTCACAAGCGCGAAGGCGCCTGGTACTACTTCCTGGTCCTGCTCATTCCCGGCATCCTGCCATGGATAGGCGTGCTGCCGCAAAGCCTGGCTGCCGCCTTCAAGCGCCAGGAAGGCACCTTCCAGCCCCGTTTGATGCTGCTGATCTGGGCCCTGTTCATCACTTTCTTCTTCAGCTACTCGACCTCGAAGCTGCCCGGCTACATCGTGCCCATCTTCCCCGCTCTGGCGCTGCTGATTGCGCTGTTCCTGGAGTCGGCGTCGCGGCGCCAGCGCATGCTGGCAGCCGGCCTGCTGTGTCTGCTGGGCGCGGCCATCCTGATCGGTGGACCGATCGCCTTCAGCAAGGCCAGCGCGCGCGATGCGGAAGCCCTGATCGCGCTCAAGGGTTACCAGCCATGGCTGATGGCGGCCGGCTTCTTCGCCCTGGCCGGCGGCGCGCTGGCCTTGCTGCATGCGGGCCAGTTGCGCCGCGACATGACCGTGCTGACGATTGCCGGTGCCGGCTTCCTGGCCACGCACTGCATCCTGGCCGGCTCCGAACTGTATGGCCAGAACCGCGCGGGCACCGACATGCTGGCGCAGATCCAGGCCGAACTGAAGCCCGACACCAAGCTCTATTCGGTCGGCATCTACGAACAGTCGCTCACGTATTACCTGCAGCGCCCCGTGATCCTCGTCGACTACTGGGACGAGTTCACGTTTGGCCTGAAGCAGCAGCCCGAACTGTCGATACCGACCATCGAGCCGTTCATCGAGCAATGGACGAACGATGCCAACGCAGGCGTGCGCGACGTGGCCATCATCAGCCTGTACCGTTACAAGGAATTGCAACAACGTGGCGTGCCCATGCGTGTCATTGCCGAAGATGCGCGCCGCGTGGTCATTGCCAATCATTAA
- a CDS encoding DegT/DnrJ/EryC1/StrS family aminotransferase, producing MTSTLPFLPFSKPTIDEATIAAVGEVLRSGWITSGPKVQAFEAQLSEYFGGRPVRTFNSGTCTMEIALRIAGIGPGDEVITTPVSWVATANVIIEVGATPVFADIDPVTRNIDLDKLEAAITPRTKAIIPVYLSGLPVDMDRLYAIAEKYKLRVVEDAAQAFGSTWKGKRIGAFGDFVSFSFQANKNITTGEGGALVLNNLEEAKLAEKYRLQGVTRSGVDGIDVDVLGGKYNMSDIMAAIGLGQFANIDAITAHRRALARHYFEQFGSDFEAQSGAQLPVQDFENSNWHLFQIILPDNGPGTRAAFMQAMAQQNVGTGYHYAPIHLFTMYRERGFTEGMFPVSEKIGRLTVTLPMFYAMTTQDVERAVATVKSILIK from the coding sequence ATGACCTCTACCCTGCCCTTTTTGCCTTTTTCCAAACCCACCATCGATGAAGCGACCATCGCCGCCGTCGGCGAGGTGCTGCGCTCGGGCTGGATCACCAGCGGACCGAAAGTGCAAGCCTTCGAAGCCCAACTGTCCGAATACTTCGGCGGGCGTCCCGTGCGCACCTTCAATTCGGGCACGTGCACCATGGAAATCGCGCTGCGCATCGCCGGCATAGGCCCCGGCGACGAAGTCATCACCACGCCCGTGTCGTGGGTAGCGACGGCCAACGTCATCATCGAAGTGGGCGCCACGCCCGTGTTTGCCGACATCGACCCCGTCACCCGGAACATCGACCTCGACAAGCTGGAAGCGGCCATCACGCCACGTACCAAAGCCATCATCCCCGTCTATCTGTCCGGCTTGCCCGTCGACATGGACCGCCTGTACGCAATTGCTGAAAAGTACAAGCTGCGCGTCGTGGAAGATGCGGCGCAGGCGTTCGGCTCCACCTGGAAGGGCAAGCGCATCGGCGCGTTTGGCGACTTCGTCTCGTTCAGCTTCCAGGCCAACAAGAACATCACCACGGGCGAAGGCGGCGCGCTGGTGCTGAACAACCTGGAAGAAGCGAAGCTGGCCGAAAAATACCGGCTGCAGGGCGTCACGCGCAGCGGCGTCGACGGCATCGATGTCGACGTGCTGGGCGGCAAATACAATATGAGCGACATCATGGCTGCCATCGGCCTGGGCCAGTTCGCCAATATCGACGCCATCACGGCCCACCGCCGCGCGCTGGCACGCCACTATTTCGAGCAATTCGGCAGCGACTTCGAAGCGCAGAGCGGCGCCCAGCTGCCCGTGCAAGATTTTGAAAACAGCAACTGGCATTTGTTCCAGATCATCCTGCCCGACAATGGCCCCGGCACGCGCGCCGCCTTCATGCAGGCCATGGCGCAGCAAAACGTGGGAACGGGCTATCATTACGCACCGATCCACTTGTTTACCATGTACCGCGAGCGCGGCTTTACCGAGGGCATGTTCCCCGTCTCGGAAAAGATCGGCCGCCTGACCGTGACCTTGCCGATGTTCTACGCCATGACGACACAGGACGTGGAACGCGCCGTCGCCACCGTCAAATCCATACTCATCAAATGA
- a CDS encoding glycosyltransferase produces the protein MKPELSIIIPIYNEQDGLAALFARLYPALDALQTSYEIIFINDGSRDNSVAILAEQFRQRPDVTRVVLFNGNYGQHMAILAGFEASRGQIMITLDADLQNPPEEIGNLVAKMREGYDYVGSIRRKRQDSAWRTLASKMMNRLREKITNIKITDQGNMLRAYGRNVIDLVNQCAEVNTFVPALAYTFARKPTEITVEHEERAAGESKYSLYSLIRLNFDLITGFSLIPLQIFSMLGMLLSFSSAVLVIYLLARRFLFGAEAQGVFTLFAIAFFLMGVILFGIGLVGEYVGRIFQQVRARPRYVVQTILQDGMVQAEAEAPSYVRLEKRQVGR, from the coding sequence ATGAAACCTGAACTGTCCATTATCATTCCGATCTACAACGAGCAGGATGGCCTGGCCGCCCTGTTCGCGCGCCTGTATCCGGCCCTCGACGCCTTGCAGACGAGCTACGAGATCATCTTCATCAACGATGGCAGCCGCGACAATTCGGTGGCGATCCTGGCGGAACAATTCCGCCAGCGCCCCGACGTCACGCGCGTCGTCCTGTTCAACGGCAATTACGGCCAGCACATGGCCATCCTGGCCGGTTTTGAAGCCTCGCGCGGGCAAATCATGATCACGCTCGACGCCGACCTGCAGAACCCGCCCGAGGAAATCGGCAACCTGGTGGCAAAGATGCGCGAAGGCTACGATTACGTGGGCTCGATCCGGCGCAAGCGGCAAGATTCCGCCTGGCGCACCCTCGCGTCGAAAATGATGAACCGCCTGCGTGAAAAGATCACGAATATCAAAATTACCGACCAGGGCAACATGCTGCGCGCGTATGGCCGCAATGTGATCGACCTGGTCAATCAGTGCGCCGAAGTCAACACCTTCGTGCCCGCCCTGGCCTATACGTTTGCCCGCAAGCCCACGGAAATTACCGTCGAGCACGAGGAACGCGCGGCCGGCGAGTCGAAATACTCGCTGTACAGCCTGATCCGCCTCAACTTCGACCTGATCACGGGCTTTTCGCTGATTCCCCTGCAAATCTTTTCCATGCTGGGCATGCTGCTGTCCTTCAGTTCGGCCGTGCTGGTGATCTATCTGCTGGCGCGCCGCTTCCTGTTCGGCGCCGAGGCGCAGGGTGTGTTCACCCTGTTCGCCATCGCCTTCTTCCTGATGGGCGTGATCCTGTTCGGCATCGGCCTGGTGGGCGAATACGTGGGACGCATCTTCCAGCAGGTACGTGCCCGTCCCCGCTACGTGGTGCAAACCATCTTGCAGGACGGCATGGTCCAGGCGGAAGCCGAGGCGCCATCGTACGTGCGCCTGGAAAAGCGCCAGGTGGGCCGCTGA
- a CDS encoding formyltransferase, with amino-acid sequence MGAPRAVVFGYHNVGVRCIKVLLAGGVDIALVVTHEDSPTENLWFESVASLCQAEGIPYITPSDARAPELLAQVQAAKPDMLFSFYYRHMLPASILEVAPAYNMHGSLLPQFRGRAPVNWAVLHGATQTGATLHEMTVKPDAGAIVAQTAVPILPDDTAFEVFGKVTVAAEQTLWGVLPALLDGTAPRQLNDLRQGGYFGGRTPEDGRIDWKLPAQQVYNLHRAVAPPYPGAFTEVNNIVYIIETARLSKHSAGSLPAGLAVVDNCIFGVCGDGRMLAISALRAAGEPISAQQLQASLTARVSTH; translated from the coding sequence ATGGGCGCCCCACGCGCCGTCGTCTTCGGCTACCACAATGTGGGCGTGCGCTGCATCAAGGTGCTGCTCGCCGGCGGCGTCGATATCGCCCTCGTCGTCACGCACGAAGACAGCCCCACGGAAAACCTGTGGTTCGAATCCGTCGCCAGCCTGTGCCAGGCCGAAGGCATCCCGTACATCACGCCTTCGGACGCGCGCGCGCCCGAGCTGCTGGCGCAGGTGCAGGCAGCCAAGCCGGACATGCTGTTCAGCTTTTACTACCGCCACATGCTGCCGGCTAGCATCTTGGAAGTCGCACCCGCCTACAATATGCATGGCTCGCTGCTGCCGCAGTTCCGCGGCCGCGCGCCCGTCAACTGGGCCGTGCTGCACGGCGCCACGCAGACGGGCGCCACCCTGCATGAAATGACGGTCAAGCCCGACGCCGGCGCCATCGTGGCGCAAACGGCCGTGCCCATCCTGCCCGACGACACGGCCTTCGAAGTGTTCGGCAAGGTCACGGTGGCGGCGGAACAAACCTTGTGGGGTGTGCTGCCGGCCTTGCTGGACGGTACGGCGCCGCGCCAGCTCAACGATTTGCGCCAGGGCGGCTATTTTGGCGGGCGCACGCCGGAAGACGGCCGCATCGACTGGAAGTTACCTGCGCAACAGGTATACAACCTGCACCGGGCCGTCGCGCCACCCTATCCCGGCGCGTTCACCGAAGTCAATAATATCGTTTACATCATCGAAACCGCCCGTTTGAGCAAGCATTCCGCAGGAAGTTTGCCAGCGGGCTTGGCGGTAGTGGATAATTGCATCTTTGGCGTCTGCGGAGACGGCCGCATGCTGGCCATTTCCGCGCTGAGGGCTGCCGGGGAGCCGATTTCGGCTCAGCAATTGCAAGCAAGTCTGACCGCCCGCGTCAGCACACACTGA
- a CDS encoding bifunctional UDP-4-keto-pentose/UDP-xylose synthase has translation MKKVLILGVNGFIGHHLSKRILETTDWHVYGMDMNTDRITELLEDDNYKSRMHFFEGDITINKEWVEYHVKKCDVILPLVAIATPSTYVKQPLRVFELDFEANLPIVRSAAKYGKHLVFPSTSEVYGMCHDEEFDPENSELICGPINKPRWIYSNAKQLMDRVIWGYGMEGLNFTLFRPFNWIGAGLDSIHTPKEGSSRVVTQFFGHIVRGENISLVDGGAQKRAFTYIDDGIDALMRIIANKNGIASGKIYNIGNPVNNYSIRDLAGMMLTLAAEYPEYAEGAKHVNIVETTSGAYYGAGYQDVQNRVPKITNTCEELGWTPSTTMADSLRNIFDAYRSQVAQAKALMD, from the coding sequence ATGAAAAAAGTCCTCATCTTAGGCGTCAACGGCTTCATCGGCCACCACCTGTCCAAGCGCATCCTGGAAACCACCGACTGGCATGTCTATGGCATGGACATGAACACGGACCGCATCACGGAACTGCTGGAAGATGACAACTACAAGTCGCGCATGCACTTCTTCGAAGGCGACATCACGATCAACAAGGAATGGGTCGAGTACCACGTCAAGAAATGCGACGTGATCCTGCCGCTGGTGGCCATCGCCACGCCGTCGACCTACGTCAAGCAGCCGCTGCGCGTGTTCGAGCTGGACTTCGAAGCCAACCTGCCCATCGTCCGTTCGGCCGCCAAGTACGGCAAGCATCTGGTGTTCCCGTCGACTTCGGAAGTGTATGGCATGTGCCACGACGAAGAATTCGACCCGGAAAACTCGGAACTGATCTGCGGCCCGATCAACAAGCCGCGCTGGATCTATTCGAACGCCAAGCAGCTGATGGACCGCGTGATCTGGGGCTACGGCATGGAAGGCTTGAACTTCACCCTGTTCCGTCCATTCAACTGGATCGGCGCGGGCCTGGACTCGATCCACACGCCGAAAGAAGGTTCGTCGCGCGTGGTGACGCAATTCTTCGGCCATATCGTGCGCGGCGAAAACATCTCGCTGGTCGACGGCGGCGCGCAGAAACGCGCGTTCACCTACATCGATGACGGCATCGATGCGCTGATGCGCATCATCGCCAACAAAAATGGCATCGCCAGCGGCAAGATCTACAACATTGGCAATCCGGTCAACAATTACTCGATTCGCGACCTGGCCGGCATGATGCTGACCCTGGCTGCCGAGTATCCGGAATACGCCGAAGGCGCAAAACACGTGAACATCGTGGAAACGACGTCGGGCGCCTACTACGGTGCCGGCTACCAGGACGTGCAGAACCGCGTGCCGAAAATTACAAATACCTGCGAAGAGCTGGGCTGGACGCCAAGCACCACCATGGCCGATTCCCTGCGCAATATCTTCGACGCCTACCGCAGCCAGGTAGCCCAAGCCAAAGCCTTGATGGATTAA